The DNA region TATCCTATTTTTATATGAGGTACATTTCAGGTGGATTATAAGTCATTTAGTCTatacatatatgtatatatgtATACACATGATGTATTTTATTACGAATGGATTGtgagtcatatatatatatatatatatatatatatatatatatatatatatatttattgtaGATCATTCATTTTTTACCTATATGACACATTTTTTGATGGGCAAATTGTGGGTCTTTTACTCACTTAATAATTATGTTGATTCTCAAATAAAGTAACATTTTAATTTGTGTAATGTTCTTATGTTAAAAAgagaagataaataaaattgttgAAATTAATAGAGAAGTGAATGAAAGAAGAATAACTAGAAAAGAGTAACAAATAAATGATGTTTAAGAACATGAAAACAAAAGCTATAAATTATGTTGTTGCCTTCTATAATTAATTAGTTCTCATCTCCATTTTGCTATGTGCTCACCCCCTTTATTCCTTTGACCTCTAAAATTATAGATTTTCGGCGATCTTTGTGGTTGGACAATATTACAGGATGATATTGCTCAAAGATGCTCAACAATAGTATTGAAGATAGTTTCTATCAGAGTTCTTTCGAATTATTTTCTTCTATTTTTATTGTAGGGATTGTTACTCATATGCATTTTGATATGTCAATACTTTAGTGCATTTGTTTATTTCTCAACATGAGTTTAGCTTTATCAATCATCATAAATTTAGTAGCGTCAAAAATTTTGAGTTGGACGGACAATATTACAAGATGATATTACTCAAAGATGCTCAACAATAGTATGGATCCTATCCGAGTTCATTCAATTTATTTTCTTCTATATTTATTGTAGGAATTGTTACTCATATGCATTTTGATTATTTCGATACTTTAGTGCATTTGTTTATTTCTCAACATGAGTTTAGCTTTATCAATCATCATAAATTTAGCAGAGTCTATATTTTGAGTTGGACATAATGTTAATATTTTTCtacattatttaataaattattaagtaTTCATGGTTGTATAGCATGATGGTGGtaaaaaagacgaatacgctcgccctcagtgcccccgtcaatccgtcccaagatcaacacggaagaggtaaatcacgggcggctattagtctttggaatagtgactagcacataagggagacatttacctcggcttagtcgagattcgaaccctagacctcatggtgacaacacctcataTGTCAGCCACTACACCCATCCGAGAGGACATAGTTGTATAGGATGATGCACCTTAGGGATATTGCttgtaattttgatattaaatggATATTATCTCAATAGACAGGCTATCCCTTATATACAGATGAAAGCCTTTGGATTGTGACATTCAGTGCTTCGAACGTTTCAAGGATTGGAGGAAAACCCTTTTCACTTTTCCATTTGCTTTGTATGAATTTTGGAGAATATTTCAATTGGAGTTGGTGGTGCGAACAATCATCTCAAATGTGGCTTCATCTAGACCTCGATAGATAAGAAAAATGCCCTTCTTATCCTTCTTCCTGGCCCCTCATAACACTTTATTGAAAATATGCCAATAACAATCATTCAAACTCTGGTAACACTTTATTGAAAATAAGATGCAACAAAAAGTAATGGACACTGAGAATTAGGCTAAAGAAGAATACTATTATTCAAGTATCTCTGACCATACTCTCTGGTACTCTCTACTTTACTACATCAGAGTTACACCCAACAATTGTATAAAGTTACATCTTCACTTTCCAAAAAAGTTTCACTCATGTCCTTCTCAAAATTAAGTTAATCTAGAGATGAATTGTTCAAATTAGCAAGTGATGTTTGGTAGCTGGAAGCCTGAAAATCTTTTGTTTCAGAAGATAGATCAATTATTTCTGTACCAACTCGAAATCGACCTATCCTCGCTCGACATCTATTTCTTTCCAGCTATATGGTCCACAAGTAAACAATCCATTTCTTTGCTGCAGGGCCACAGCTAGCGATTTGGCTTCAAAGATGGTGTAGGGATGTTACCAGTGCATGGCTTGATCAGTGAGTTACCTGATAATGTCCCATCCTTGCCTACCAATAGGACCAAGAATAGAATATATGATGCTTAGTTTCACCAGCAAGCTCGCATATAGTAAATACAAACTGTTATCTAATGCCAAacctctctcctttttttttttttttttttatattccttgtccTGGATGTAGACGGTCTTGCCTCCTGATTCGCCTAACGGATAAGGCATACTTCAGTTCAGTAGCTGAGCTCATGATTCAACAAGATCTATGACTCAATCGTCTCCTAAACTTCTTGACTCTGCATTTTCTCAAGCTTCCTAATTGGCTATCTCCCGAGTTCCTTAACCAGACTATCTCTCAAGAACCCTGACTCAGCCCAAGCGCTCGTGCAATTCGATATTTaaagtttatatatatttttatgattttgtaTTTGTCTGTCCAAACGGTcataagaaagtagtgaatgggGGGAGCCTAAGGGGGTCACATGGGGAGCTCGGGCATCAAAGGAGAGCTTGTACTATACCAAGGCGAGTGTTTTGAGTTTGGATCATTTATAGTTATACCACCAGCCTTCTTAGATATACTATAAATTAATAGGCTTTTACGGACGAGTTTGTACTCGGATAATAGATCTGTATGATAGGAGCATGATTCTAATTTATTGGGGTGCATTCCATTACGCACTATTtgagaagaggtaagaaaaacaAGAAGGGAAGGGTAAAAAAGGGAAGGAAATTTTGAAATCCTATTTGGGAGGAAGTGAGCTGTAGACCTTCCTTACCTATAAAATATAAGAATTTATTTGGAGGGTAAGGAAGGGtaaaagaaagtaaaaaaaaaatatgttttaattttatttttattttattatattaattctaaAAGTCATTGTTTCATGTATTATTTGAGTCACAACGAAAAATCGCATGGCTCAACTTGCACCACTTGACTCGCATCGCCCGATGCTCGCTTTCCGTCAACGTCGACGTTGACTTTGATGTCGATTTCGATAACGACGCCGACACTAATGCCGACTTTGACACCGACACCAACTTCGATGCTGACACCAACTTCGACGTCAATGCTGACTTTAACAAATGAGCTATAATTATTTGAATGTGTAAGTCTTAACCAATAAATGTATGTAAGATGCATTAGGTTCTTCAATGTGTAAGTCTTTAATAAAAGTAAGTGTAATTttgtaactttttaaatttaacctTTATTACCCTCACTTTCCTCCCAAACATATGTTATGTTAATGAACATTTTCTCTAGAGATGTAAATGAGCAAGTATTTgtaaacaagcttggtgttcgtcttgataagagcttgtttatgttcattcaatatacacaaaattaattaaataaataagcttgaacaactcgttaaactaaacaaacaagcttgaacacatgtgttcaactcgttaacgttcatgaacaacgttcgtgaacaatatttgtgaacaatattcatgaataatattcgtgaacaacgttcatgaataatattcacaaaccatattcattaataaaattcttttcaatatgctaaataaataataaaataaaataaatcaataagtttaaattatcaagtttaataaccaatcaaacaactaaagtttttaaataatcaagcaaacttaaattgagagctcgataatatctaaacaaacTAAACTTGAACCAAGGTCAAGCTAAGGttgaattgagaacttgataatatctaaataagCTAAGtttaagccaagcttcaaacaaattcaagctcataaaaaataaaccaagtcaagcttgaacaatcattttaaaagtttggttcattttaaaatCGACTCAGCTCAGTTCAGCTGAGCTCAGTTCGATTATCTTATTAAACAAACTCGAATATCCCAAAGCTCGCCGGCTCATGTACAACTCTACTTTTTCTCCCTCCTAAATCAGAAGAATATAAATCCTTTGCTTCTCCTCCCTtttcctcctttttctttttgttaaTAAACCTTGACTCACTTCATCCAAACAAAGGATGAATAAGTTCTTTTCACTTAAAAAATCATTCGGTACTTTAATTTGTCTTCCTTGCACAAGCCTTACATTATCACCTTTCATAACACACAGATTATAAATTAATAGGCGTACGTTCACAGCTCACGCACCGCCACCCTCGTAAGTCTccgatcttcttcctcctctgatgCCTCACATGCCTTCCGTAATAAAGTCTCCCCTTCCGATGGAATCAGTGTTTGCCGTAATCTAAGTTACAAGGTCAGCTGTTGGCTGCTAATGCCGAGGAGACAGATGTTAGCATttcataaaataatattattgctTTAATTAGATTAGTTAGGCCTTCCTTAATTGTTCGACAACAATAAGAGAGATCTGGAGTGGGCGTACTATTCTAGTCGGAAGTGGATAGAGTttaatttcatattattttttttcaaaaaaagtttaaaaaaaacaaaagacaagAGAGAGAGAAAGGTAGATGATGTATGAATCTTGTGAATCTAGCTGACATTAGAAGCGACAGTGGCAGCTAAGCATCTAATAATCTGAGGCGATGACCTCATGCCCACTGTTACCTCTCACCACTCCACGCGAATGAAGCATCTGTTGCTATCATAATTTGCTCACATGTTTCTCTCTCGAACTCTCAATTTATTGAGTTCTTAGAACCAGATATATAGTCTGTCAAATTATTATTCGGATATTcacaatttgatttttaattacgatatatttataaatattttttatttttttttttcaaatgagacACACAATTATAAAATGTTAGGATTTTAGACAACCTACTGTAAACGTTTAATGATTTGTCTTCACAGTCTATGAAAAATTTTAGACCGATAGCCCAAGATTTaatattattgatttttttttttaaattcttaaaaTAAATGTTAGACTTTATTCATAATTTTCCAAGGAGTATcatttaaaagaataaaaaagtaTTTATGATGAGAATTCGATACTAAGTTGGACTTAATCGATTAGCAATAAACTCAACTcgattagattaaaaaaaaaaaaactttagggAGTGGTTTTGGCGCTACTTGTTTTTGGACCTAAGTAAAGCAATTGGGCCTCAGCCCGTAAATTGGCAGCGCGCTGTCTTCTGAATATGCAAGAGCTACATGGGAATTTGGTCACTGATGGGGCAAGGCAATACTTTTTTGCTGCGAGCAATTTACTTGATAACCATGTAAAATCTAAGTATGTAAAATCTAATTTGATATTGACCATGAGGATTGAGCAGATCAAACTAAGACAATGGAGATAGTTGAAAGAACAACTAAAGACAGCCGAGTGACTAGATCTCATATCAAGACAACACACAAGagcaaaacaaatttaaaaagtgGACTAGCTAATAAGCAATCGATCAGCTTGTTTGTTGCATTATTAGTTAGGGCATGCTTATAAGCTTGAGTTTGACCACATTGATATAGCTAAGAAGAACAAGATTATTAGCAAGTGTAGTAATTTTAACTTCATAGATCAACTTGTGTtatgaaaattataaaattaaattgtcATATGAATTGTCTATTTTTGACATTTTTAGATGTCTTGAAAATGTAATTCTAATGTGTAAATCTTGCCCATAAGTTGGTCGATAAATTAGCATATATGGTATTTTTTTTGAAAGGACAAAAAAAAGTAAATATAGCTAGCCACAGATATCTTAAAAAATAGATCTGAGATAATTTTTCAATGAAAAGaaatatcaattatttttttgataaatccaAAAGTGCTTATATTGACAAAATGCACAAAATTTTACAGCATCACTGAAAAATCAAAGTATACAACATTTAAAATCTCAACCCCATTTAAATTTCGTGGTCCACAAGGAATAAAAGATGAGTCCTAGAAGGCTTATCCAAGTGAACTATTTTCTGCCATTGTCACATCCTAAAAGCAAGCTGTCTTTTATAATTCATCTTTATTTGAATTCtttttttgttttagtttgctaATCATTAAGAGAAACGTCGAGATTCAAGAGGAATATTTCacctttttatttattaaaatgtaatttttttattttaaattttgtcatTTGTTGATTCTTTATAGTCTTCATTGCCTTCATTCTTTActagaaatattttttattttttgtgacCTTTATTTTTGTCATTTTTACATTGATTTATACATTATTAATTGATAATTTATTAAACCAagcattaatttttataaatatttaaatcacttaatttactttttaaattatcaaatatgCGATAAGTAATCTTAAAAATTTAGTAcatgatttaatattttttttttaaaaaaagtaaaatatatGAGAATCCAAGAAAGCTTATCCCAGTGGACGTCCCCTATTATCTACCGTTTCACATCCTAAAAGCTAAGTTTATTGTCTCGTTTGAGTTCTTGTTTGCTGGTCTAATTTACTCAATcatgaataaaaaataaataaataaataaataagaaaaacttTTGGCACAAAAGTCGACGCTTTTATTACTCTTTACCGCCCCCAAAGCAATTAGCTGCCTCGTCTCGTCGTCGTGTGCGTAAAGGTGGGGCGGGGACCACCCGACGCCATCGATTCCAACCGCCAAGGGCAGGGACAGCGTCGGTGGGACCCAGCGATCTTCTGGCCAGCCTGGAAAGAGATTCTGGATAAGGACGACGATTAGCATGTTACGTTGTACACTCACTCAAGATTTGACTTCCTCCAGCCCTGCTGGCATTAACCTCTCTCTGATTATCTCGAGCCTTCTTATGTGGATAAGAAGGCCACACATGACACATCCcctataattatttatttatttcttttttttttaaataattgcgACATCAAATTTATCGACAAACACACGATTTCTATCCAAAGTTCATGCTAATCGAAATTCCATAAAACAACCGGTTCACTGTCCGCGAACCAATTTCCGCATCTGGATGGCTCCCTCCCATTCAAATGATCATAGATGCCTCGATCGTTTATTAATCGAGATGGGCTAATAAGCACGTTCACGagcagttttcaaaataatttatcgTGAAATagcaatttttaaatgaattatatagacgctaattaatttttttttgcggGTTCGGTGTGTCGCGACGTGTTAGTGCGTCTGATGAACGAACCGAACGCTAAAATTTAAGCGAGATGCTTTAATCAATGATAGCGATAAAGAGATAATATTATCCGCTAATGACTGATTTAATTAATCCCGTCATCAACGTCGACCCTTCGAGAAAGGGGAACCGACTGCGGCTTAAAATATCCATCACAAAACAGGAAAGCAACGTTACCGGCCAATGTCTGGCGTTCCCGCCCGGAGTTTCTAGCAGCGGATTCGTGGCCTGTCACGTCAATCGCGGGTGGTCCTGCTTCTGATCCACCGAGGACGGTTCGTGGGGCCCCAGCCGACCAGGACACGTGCTGCTCGGCCATCTCTCTGGCGAAGGATGCTGAGCTGTGCCGGACGGGAAAATTTGAGTGGACCAGATCACATGAAGCACAATCCATAGATTAATGTCCACTTTATCCGCACAAAAAATGtgacaattttaattttttttttcaatttttcattgaagCACACCTAGTTTTAAAGcagcaaaaaaaattaaatagcaTTTGTTTTCATTTAGAtacctaaaatatttttaatgctgtaaatattattttccttgATTTTTAAGGATCTAAATGTTTAAAAGCTTAATCAAATCAGTGTAACCaagaaatgtaaaaaaaatatatatcaatttTTCTATTTAACCGTATTATTATATAGATATAAATCTGACGTGTAGCTGAATCAGATTAATGACAATtccatattaaaaaaatatataaacattTTTTTAAGAATTACTCAAAGTAACTACactaatttaaaagatttttaaagaaaactCATTTTGCCGGCTACCGGCTATTCCGGTCACCCGTGTTCAACCTCGGCGTTATTTAAGGTGCGGGTGCTTCTTCTGTCTCCTTCGCTCACAGGAAGCGAATTGTAGTCGCTTTGACTTTTGggagagagaaagaaagaaagaatgcCGATCTCCAGAATCGCGATCGGAACTACGGAGGAGGTGACCCATCCGACTACACTCAAGGCGGCGATCGCCGAGTTCATATCCACCCTCATCTTCGTCTTCGCCGGCCAAGGCTCCGGCATAGCCTTCAGTACGTAGTACTAGTAGAAATATTGGTGATTGCGATTACCCTTTTGATGTCACATCGACTAATTTGAGCACGCATAATTATTTGGTTCAGACAAATTGACGGACAATGGAGCAGCGACGCCGGCAGGGCTGGTGGCGGCGTCTATTGCGCACGGGTTTGCGCTTTTTGTGGCGGTGGCAGTGGGGGCAAACATCTCCGGCGGGCACGTGAACCCGGCGGTGACGTTCGGGGCGTTCGTGGGCGGCAACATCACGCTGTTTCGGGCGATCTGGTACTGGATCGCGCAGCTGCTGGGGTCGACGGTGGCGTGCTTGCTGCTGCAATTCACCACCAGCATGGCCACCGGGACCTTCGGGTTGACGTCGGGGGTCGGCGTGTGGCAGGCGGTGGTGCTAGAGATCGTGATGACGTTCGGGCTGGTGTACACGGTGTACGCGACGGCGGTGGACCCCAAGAAGGGCACCCTGGGCACCATCGCGCCCATCGCCATCGGCTTCATCGTGGGGGCCAACATCCTGGTCGGCGGAGCCTTCGACGGCGCGTCCATGAACCCGGCCATCGCCTTCGGGCCGGCGCTCGTCAGCTGGAATTGGACCCACCACTGGATCTACTGGGTGGGCCCGCTTATCGGCGGCGGCATCGCCGGCGTCGTCTACGAGATCTTCTTCATCAGCCACACGCACGAGCCGCTCGCCTCCGACTACTAAGCCACCCGAAATCCTACAGGACGCGCGGCCACTCGTTACGTCGTCGGCGTAGATGTCTTCTCGAttccaaaaaaaaagaaaaaatttaaaaaaaaaagttggtCCTGCTTAATTTCTTTGCTTGATTTCGCTGTGTCGATGGATGACCTTAATTTCGCCTTTCGGTCGATCACTCTCGAATGTACGTTGTCGTGTAAAGTCCTGCGTGCATGTTCATGTTGGTGGTTCCCTGTTCTTCCTTCTCAATCCATTTTTAAGTATTCTGCATCCTTCTTGATTGATTCATTACGATCTAATTAATTTGAGCATTTAAAACCCATCCTACAATTTGTAGAAATTATCGCAAATTTCCTTTTTAGATAGGGGACCGAACTAATTCGAAAAGGGCAAATACATCACGTGGAGGACCAATGATTTCGAACATGATGAATGATTTGAAGGCGGAATTGCATCACGTGGAGGACCAGCTCAATTATGAGAATTAGAATGGAAAATTAAGAGccttttaaattatataaaatgtcaaaagaatattttaaaaaacaaaataaaagagcGTCTCATAATATTTTATCCCAGGGATATTCTTTTATCCCTTTACTATTCGATAGCCAGCAGCATATAATAGTTATTGAGTAgatattataatataaaattttaattataattaaaattattatataaaaatattaagaattattttaaaataattaaagttaaattttaatttttaaaattttgaattttaaattttgaacagTACTATATTAAAAATATGTTttaccaacttaattaaaattatttaaattttattaaaattattttaaaataattataatagctATTCGACAGCTTCTTACACAATCATATCATCTACTtagtaattattataatattataataatattgtaTCATCTATttcataattgttataatattataTCA from Zingiber officinale cultivar Zhangliang chromosome 4B, Zo_v1.1, whole genome shotgun sequence includes:
- the LOC121974801 gene encoding probable aquaporin TIP1-1, with translation MPISRIAIGTTEEVTHPTTLKAAIAEFISTLIFVFAGQGSGIAFNKLTDNGAATPAGLVAASIAHGFALFVAVAVGANISGGHVNPAVTFGAFVGGNITLFRAIWYWIAQLLGSTVACLLLQFTTSMATGTFGLTSGVGVWQAVVLEIVMTFGLVYTVYATAVDPKKGTLGTIAPIAIGFIVGANILVGGAFDGASMNPAIAFGPALVSWNWTHHWIYWVGPLIGGGIAGVVYEIFFISHTHEPLASDY